The following proteins are encoded in a genomic region of Candidatus Edwardsbacteria bacterium:
- a CDS encoding SLBB domain-containing protein — protein sequence MKLMVKLAILSLAVTIPGSSFIMAQDAPSFKKEEFYMDAGQRLLIEVHVWGEVNSPGMYRVPDGSTVLDLMSRAGGPTQYAALSRVRLSSHDGAKRLNQKINIDKYLNSTKQVAIPALKPGDTVMIPRNARFFWKDAIGFVADLAVIANVYYLISRNR from the coding sequence ATGAAACTGATGGTCAAACTAGCGATACTTTCTCTGGCTGTTACGATCCCGGGCTCATCCTTTATCATGGCCCAGGATGCCCCCTCCTTCAAAAAGGAGGAGTTCTACATGGATGCCGGCCAGCGCCTGCTGATAGAGGTGCACGTCTGGGGCGAGGTCAACAGCCCAGGCATGTACCGGGTGCCGGACGGCTCGACGGTGCTGGACCTTATGTCCCGGGCCGGCGGCCCCACCCAGTATGCCGCCCTCTCCCGGGTCAGGCTGTCGAGCCACGATGGAGCCAAACGGCTCAACCAGAAGATAAATATCGACAAATACCTTAACAGCACCAAGCAGGTTGCCATTCCGGCCCTGAAGCCCGGCGATACCGTGATGATCCCGCGCAACGCCCGGTTCTTCTGGAAGGACGCCATCGGCTTTGTGGCCGACCTGGCGGTGATCGCCAATGTCTATTATCTGATATCCCGCAATCGATAA